A window of Saccopteryx leptura isolate mSacLep1 chromosome 5, mSacLep1_pri_phased_curated, whole genome shotgun sequence contains these coding sequences:
- the TRMT6 gene encoding tRNA (adenine(58)-N(1))-methyltransferase non-catalytic subunit TRM6 isoform X1 yields the protein MEGSGEQLGPQPQHPGDHRIRDGDFVVLKREDVFKAVQVQRRKKVTFEKQWFYLDNVIGHSYGTTFEVTSGGSLQPLKKKEETTSETKEAGTDNRNIVDDGKSQKLTQDDIKALKDKGIKGEEIVQQLIENSTTFRDKTEFAQDKYIKKKKKKYEAIVTVVKPSTRILSIMYYAREPGKINHMRYDTLAQMLTLGNIRAGNKMIVMETCAGLVLGAVMERMGGFGSIIQLYPGGGPVRAATACFGFPKSFLSGLYEFPLNKVDSLLNGTFSAEMLSSEPKDSASAEERNGMPEEKQASEQENEDSTAEVPESHHPKVQDAMEVASHEPEYKEPKERGGKKDYIQEKQRRQEEQRRRHLEAAALLSERNADGLIVASRFHPTPLLLSLLDFVAPSRPFVVYCQYKEPLLECYTKLRERGGVINLRLSETWLRNYQVLPDRSHPKLLMSGGGGYLLSGFTVAMDTLKADPSLKSNSSTLELHSTEEPAAKKRKCPESDS from the exons ATGGAGGGCTCAGGGGAGCAGCTGGGCCCACAGCCACAGCATCCCGGGGACCACCGCATCCGTGACGGCGACTTCGTGGTGCTGAAACGGGAAGATGTATTCAAAGCAGTGCAAGTTCAGCGGAGAAA AAAAGTAACTTTTGAAAAACAGTGGTTCTATCTGGATAACGTCATTGGCCATAGTTACGGAACCACATTTGAAGTGACCAGTGGAGGAAGTCTTCAGCctctgaagaaaaaggaagagactaCTTCAG AGACCAAAGAAGCGGGCACTGATAATCGAAATATAGTTGATGATGGGAAATCTCAGAAACTTACTCAAGATGACATAAAAGCTTTAAAGGACAAGGGCATTAAAGGAGAG GAAATAGTTCAGCAGTTAATTGAAAATAGTACAACATTCCGAGACAAGACCGAATTTGCtcaagataaatatataaaaaagaagaaaaagaa ATACGAAGCCATTGTCACTGTTGTAAAACCATCCACCCGCATCCTTTCAATTATGTATTATGCCAGAGAACCTGGAAAAATTAA cCACATGCGCTATGATACACTCGCCCAGATGTTGACACTGGGAAATATTCGGGCTGGCAATAAGATGATTGTGATGGAAACGTGTGCAGGCTTAGTCCTGGGTGCAGTGATGGAACGAATGGGAG GTTTTGGCTCCATTATTCAGCTGTACCCTGGAGGCGGACCAGTTCGGGCAGCCACAGCATGTTTTGGATTTCCCAAATCTTTCCTCAGTGGTCTTTATGAATTCCCCCTCAACAAAGTGGACAGTCTCCTAAACGGAACATTTTCTGCCGAGATGTTATCTTCAGAGCCAAAAGACAGTGCTTCGGCCGAAGAGAGGAACGGCATGCCGGAGGAAAAACAGGCTTCAGAACAAGAGAACGAGGACAGCACAGCAGAGGTCCCAGAGAGCCACCACCCCAAAGTACAGGACGCAATGGAAGTTGCCTCTCACGAGCCAGAGTATAAAGAGCCTAAAGAGAGGGGAGGCAAAAAGGATTAT ATTCaagagaagcagagaagacaAGAAGAGCAGAGGAGAAGACATTTAGAGGCTGCCGCTCTGCTGAGTGAAAGGAATGCAGATGG TTTAATTGTAGCTAGTcgtttccaccccacccccctgctGCTGTCTTTGCTGGACTTCGTGGCCCCTTCCAGGCCGTTTGTGGTCTACTGTCAGTATAAAGAG CCCTTGTTGGAGTGCTACACAAAACTGCGGGAGCGAGGAGGGGTCATCAACCTCAGGCTGTCTGAAACCTGGCTCAGAAATTACCAG GTGTTGCCAGATCGAAGTCATCCTAAACTGCTGATGAGTGGAGGTGGGGGGTACCTTCTCTCAGGCTTCACTGTTGCCATGGATACTCTTAAAGCAGACCCCAGTCTCAAATCCAACTCAAGCACTTTAGAATTACACAGCACTGAAGAGCCAGCAGCTAAAAAACGGAAATGCCCAGAGTCTGACTCTTAA
- the TRMT6 gene encoding tRNA (adenine(58)-N(1))-methyltransferase non-catalytic subunit TRM6 isoform X2, with translation MYYAREPGKINHMRYDTLAQMLTLGNIRAGNKMIVMETCAGLVLGAVMERMGGFGSIIQLYPGGGPVRAATACFGFPKSFLSGLYEFPLNKVDSLLNGTFSAEMLSSEPKDSASAEERNGMPEEKQASEQENEDSTAEVPESHHPKVQDAMEVASHEPEYKEPKERGGKKDYIQEKQRRQEEQRRRHLEAAALLSERNADGLIVASRFHPTPLLLSLLDFVAPSRPFVVYCQYKEPLLECYTKLRERGGVINLRLSETWLRNYQVLPDRSHPKLLMSGGGGYLLSGFTVAMDTLKADPSLKSNSSTLELHSTEEPAAKKRKCPESDS, from the exons ATGTATTATGCCAGAGAACCTGGAAAAATTAA cCACATGCGCTATGATACACTCGCCCAGATGTTGACACTGGGAAATATTCGGGCTGGCAATAAGATGATTGTGATGGAAACGTGTGCAGGCTTAGTCCTGGGTGCAGTGATGGAACGAATGGGAG GTTTTGGCTCCATTATTCAGCTGTACCCTGGAGGCGGACCAGTTCGGGCAGCCACAGCATGTTTTGGATTTCCCAAATCTTTCCTCAGTGGTCTTTATGAATTCCCCCTCAACAAAGTGGACAGTCTCCTAAACGGAACATTTTCTGCCGAGATGTTATCTTCAGAGCCAAAAGACAGTGCTTCGGCCGAAGAGAGGAACGGCATGCCGGAGGAAAAACAGGCTTCAGAACAAGAGAACGAGGACAGCACAGCAGAGGTCCCAGAGAGCCACCACCCCAAAGTACAGGACGCAATGGAAGTTGCCTCTCACGAGCCAGAGTATAAAGAGCCTAAAGAGAGGGGAGGCAAAAAGGATTAT ATTCaagagaagcagagaagacaAGAAGAGCAGAGGAGAAGACATTTAGAGGCTGCCGCTCTGCTGAGTGAAAGGAATGCAGATGG TTTAATTGTAGCTAGTcgtttccaccccacccccctgctGCTGTCTTTGCTGGACTTCGTGGCCCCTTCCAGGCCGTTTGTGGTCTACTGTCAGTATAAAGAG CCCTTGTTGGAGTGCTACACAAAACTGCGGGAGCGAGGAGGGGTCATCAACCTCAGGCTGTCTGAAACCTGGCTCAGAAATTACCAG GTGTTGCCAGATCGAAGTCATCCTAAACTGCTGATGAGTGGAGGTGGGGGGTACCTTCTCTCAGGCTTCACTGTTGCCATGGATACTCTTAAAGCAGACCCCAGTCTCAAATCCAACTCAAGCACTTTAGAATTACACAGCACTGAAGAGCCAGCAGCTAAAAAACGGAAATGCCCAGAGTCTGACTCTTAA